In Streptomyces sp. 840.1, one DNA window encodes the following:
- a CDS encoding acetylserotonin O-methyltransferase — translation MPEPEAPALDGLLRIAGGMWASQTLCGAVDLGLFGFLSAEKGASAAEVAEGLGIAGRPSEILLTACAALGLLVRDDAPGADARYVNTPTAEEYLVRGGPRYFGDYIDMLRSHTTPGWLRVTEAIRSDSPSRWDPDQQERIFDAGNRASTFWDGLRPLSSMTAGVLADAVDFSTAPRLLDVGGGGGAFVIELCRRYPHLAATVYDLPHVCAYTAGKIADAGLSARIGTHPGDFFEDPELPTGHDTILLSMIMHDWGEARNRELLAKCYRALPGGGRLVISELLVNDEKTGPLDAALMSMNMLVGTWGRNYTAAEYSEWLRAAGFDEVHTVRFSAPGANGAVLARKP, via the coding sequence GTGCCGGAACCCGAAGCCCCCGCCCTTGACGGGCTGCTGAGGATCGCCGGCGGAATGTGGGCCTCGCAGACCCTGTGCGGGGCCGTCGACCTCGGCCTGTTCGGCTTCCTGTCGGCGGAGAAGGGGGCCTCGGCGGCGGAGGTGGCGGAGGGGCTCGGTATCGCGGGCCGGCCGTCCGAGATCCTCCTGACCGCGTGTGCCGCGCTCGGACTGCTGGTGCGGGACGATGCGCCGGGAGCAGATGCGCGATACGTCAATACGCCGACGGCCGAGGAGTACCTGGTGCGTGGCGGGCCCCGCTATTTCGGCGACTACATCGACATGCTGAGGAGCCACACCACGCCCGGCTGGCTGCGTGTCACCGAGGCCATCCGGTCCGACAGTCCGAGCCGGTGGGACCCGGATCAGCAGGAAAGGATCTTCGACGCCGGCAACCGGGCGAGCACCTTCTGGGACGGCCTCCGTCCGCTGTCCTCGATGACCGCCGGTGTACTGGCGGACGCGGTCGATTTCAGCACGGCACCCAGGCTCCTCGATGTCGGCGGGGGCGGCGGTGCCTTCGTGATAGAGCTGTGCCGGCGATACCCCCACCTGGCCGCCACGGTGTACGACCTGCCGCACGTGTGCGCGTACACCGCTGGGAAAATAGCTGACGCCGGGCTCTCCGCCAGGATCGGTACGCACCCGGGTGACTTCTTCGAGGACCCCGAGCTGCCGACGGGGCATGACACCATTCTGCTGTCGATGATCATGCATGACTGGGGCGAGGCGCGTAACCGGGAACTCCTCGCCAAGTGCTATCGCGCACTGCCCGGCGGCGGCCGGCTCGTGATCAGCGAACTGCTCGTCAACGACGAGAAGACGGGACCGCTCGACGCGGCGCTCATGAGCATGAACATGCTGGTCGGGACGTGGGGCCGCAATTACACAGCGGCGGAGTACAGCGAGTGGCTGCGTGCCGCGGGATTCGACGAAGTACATACGGTTCGCTTCTCCGCCCCGGGGGCGAACGGCGCGGTACTCGCACGAAAGCCCTGA
- a CDS encoding non-ribosomal peptide synthetase gives MSTKPMTTVVGVVEHHARTRPDALAIEHGGARVTYAELNERANQLARILLANGVRRQEVVGVHLVRSIEWVVSMLATLKLGAICMSLDPKAPSERTARAIALAGPPVVLTSASRSAELSPGAARVLVVEALRTAPGTDGGDLGIEVEPADLAFAMHTSGSAGKVKIVLAQHSWLTHGVSHGVAVNRTGPADRGSWLAPAGAGIAVHEVCMLLWAGAGIHIAEPEVVASPPALREWLLAHGITQTFVITPVGEQLQSLDWPADCSLRLMTLGGDKLNRWAPAGLPFEVAVSYGSLEAFQIANSLHPWESRCTPATATSADRAAAPPVGRPLPGVRVHLLEEDLTPVAEGTMGEVWVDSPALALGYLADPALTADKFRPNPFGTPGSRLYRSGDAGRLRADGVLEHRGRIDDVVKIRGHRVEVGEVEWALGRHPDVAQVCVVGVRDEGQSQLVACLVTRGPVTPGELRSHAVRYLQEFMVPVAYVLLDRLPVNTSNKTDRLSLPPADWRKWRPAQPYRRPQGEIPRGLAGLYSELLAVDRVGADDNFFELGGDSLLAARLQSRIDGLFGVKVALRELMSAGTLEELAGHVELRRAGASDSDTLPPIVRRGR, from the coding sequence TTGAGCACGAAGCCGATGACCACCGTGGTGGGAGTGGTGGAGCACCACGCGAGGACGAGACCCGACGCGCTCGCGATCGAGCACGGCGGCGCCCGGGTCACCTACGCCGAGCTGAACGAGCGGGCGAATCAGCTGGCGAGGATCCTGCTGGCCAACGGAGTACGGCGGCAGGAAGTGGTCGGCGTTCACCTCGTGCGGTCCATCGAATGGGTCGTCTCGATGCTGGCCACCCTGAAGCTGGGCGCCATCTGTATGTCGCTCGACCCGAAAGCGCCCTCGGAGCGGACGGCGCGCGCGATCGCCCTCGCCGGACCACCGGTCGTCCTGACGAGCGCGAGCCGGTCCGCCGAGCTGTCACCGGGGGCGGCCCGGGTGCTCGTGGTGGAGGCGCTGCGGACGGCGCCGGGCACGGACGGCGGTGATCTCGGCATCGAGGTCGAGCCGGCCGACCTGGCGTTCGCCATGCACACCTCGGGCTCCGCGGGCAAGGTGAAGATCGTTCTGGCGCAGCACAGCTGGCTGACCCACGGGGTGTCCCATGGCGTCGCCGTCAACCGCACCGGTCCGGCCGACCGCGGGTCCTGGCTCGCGCCGGCCGGTGCGGGGATCGCCGTCCACGAGGTGTGCATGCTGCTGTGGGCGGGGGCCGGTATCCACATCGCGGAGCCGGAGGTGGTGGCTTCCCCGCCCGCCCTGCGCGAGTGGCTGCTCGCCCACGGGATCACCCAGACCTTCGTCATCACTCCGGTGGGCGAGCAGCTGCAGTCGCTCGACTGGCCGGCGGACTGTTCCCTGCGGCTGATGACCCTCGGCGGGGACAAGCTGAACCGCTGGGCACCGGCGGGCCTTCCGTTCGAAGTCGCCGTGTCCTACGGCTCCCTCGAGGCATTCCAGATCGCCAACTCGCTGCACCCATGGGAGTCGCGGTGTACGCCCGCCACGGCGACATCCGCCGACCGCGCCGCCGCGCCACCCGTGGGCCGGCCGCTGCCCGGGGTGCGCGTGCACCTCCTCGAAGAGGATCTGACTCCGGTGGCCGAGGGGACGATGGGGGAGGTGTGGGTCGACTCGCCCGCTCTCGCGCTCGGATACCTGGCGGATCCGGCGCTGACGGCGGACAAGTTCCGCCCGAACCCCTTCGGCACCCCGGGCAGCCGGCTCTACCGCTCCGGAGACGCGGGACGGCTGCGGGCCGACGGAGTGCTGGAGCACCGGGGGCGCATCGACGACGTGGTCAAGATCCGCGGGCACCGGGTCGAAGTGGGCGAAGTGGAATGGGCGCTGGGCCGTCACCCGGACGTGGCCCAGGTGTGCGTGGTCGGGGTGCGGGACGAGGGGCAGAGCCAGCTGGTCGCCTGCCTGGTCACCCGGGGGCCGGTCACGCCCGGCGAACTGCGCTCCCACGCGGTGCGGTACCTGCAGGAGTTCATGGTGCCCGTCGCCTACGTGCTCCTCGACCGCCTTCCCGTGAACACCTCCAACAAGACCGACCGGCTCTCACTGCCACCGGCGGACTGGCGGAAGTGGCGGCCCGCGCAGCCGTACCGCCGGCCGCAGGGCGAGATTCCCCGGGGGCTCGCCGGGCTGTACTCGGAATTGCTCGCCGTGGACAGGGTGGGAGCGGACGACAACTTCTTCGAGCTCGGAGGTGACTCACTGCTCGCGGCCCGTCTCCAGAGCCGGATCGACGGCCTTTTCGGAGTGAAGGTCGCGCTGCGGGAGCTGATGTCTGCCGGAACGCTGGAGGAACTGGCCGGCCATGTGGAGCTGCGGCGCGCCGGCGCATCTGACTCCGACACACTTCCGCCGATTGTGCGGAGGGGCCGGTGA
- a CDS encoding VOC family protein, giving the protein MAISVQVTFDAENPARQAEFWALALDYVVQPPPPGCESWAEFAQSIGLPQERWDSMAAAVDPDGAGPRVLFQKVPEGRAVKNRVHIDVQLRAGERHTPDAGVTKLTEHVSKLVDAGAKVVREVREPTGNCTVMQDPEGNEFCVA; this is encoded by the coding sequence ATGGCAATCAGTGTGCAAGTGACATTCGATGCCGAGAATCCCGCCAGGCAGGCGGAATTCTGGGCGCTCGCTCTCGACTACGTGGTGCAGCCACCGCCTCCGGGATGTGAATCGTGGGCGGAGTTCGCGCAGTCGATCGGGTTGCCGCAGGAACGCTGGGACTCCATGGCCGCAGCGGTCGATCCGGACGGGGCCGGCCCTCGGGTGCTGTTCCAGAAGGTGCCCGAGGGAAGGGCCGTGAAGAATCGGGTGCACATCGATGTGCAGCTGCGGGCCGGGGAGAGGCACACCCCGGACGCGGGCGTGACGAAGCTGACCGAGCACGTGTCGAAGCTGGTCGACGCCGGGGCGAAGGTGGTTCGCGAGGTCAGGGAGCCGACGGGAAACTGCACCGTGATGCAGGATCCCGAGGGCAACGAATTCTGCGTCGCCTAA
- a CDS encoding type I polyketide synthase: MGEQQVPETDEAVAIIGMSCRFAPDLDSPAKLWATLVEGRSAVSEMPDKRWEPYAAQSPEATAILRRTTRKGMFLDDIEGFDAEFFKITPREAEYLDPQQRILLEMAWEALEDSGLQPLALSGSESSVFMSANSNDYGRRLLEDLPRSGAWAVNGTTFYGIANRISYFLDINGPSMAVDTACAGSLTSLHLACQSLRLGETPVAIVGGINIMASPALNVALDAAGATSPDGRSKAFDKAADGYGRGEGAGVMVLKRLADARRDGDPVRALIMGSGVFQDGRSDGMMAPSADAQEHMLRQVYGRAGIAPASVGYVEAHGTGTPVGDLAEVRALARVFGAGRPADGPCMLGSLKPNIGHVEAASGIAGAIKAVLAMEHGELPPSLHTEAGPDLELDRGGLRLVKETTPWPPGEQPRRAGVSSYGVGGTIAHLILQEPPAPEAAPVPAAEAFPAGTRRLFPLSSMSEAGLRSLAGATAGRLRENPGVSLDSVAHTLAHRRSHLETRAALVAGSAAELLTGLETLAAGERTPELITGRAKPARGPGAVWVFSGHGAQWTGMGQELLREDPVFARSIDALAEIFDEEMGWTPREVIGNGGPWTVSVVQAMTFAMQIGLAQTWRAKGVTPSAVIGHSVGEIAAAVTAGALDVEDAARFACRRAAALQRVAGLGGMALVGESLADVERHLAGWDDIVAAISASPRSTVVSGDRAAVENLVAEWGSAGIQVRRVDTDVAFHSPHVDAVLDEVTAAARQLTAKEPQITLYSSALADPRSREARDGEYWRTNLRAPVRFTQAVRAALDDGEHTFLEISSHPVVAHSITETAEDAGAEDIRVAVSLRRDVPETGQLLRNLAELHCNGVHIGWQDHKGTLVALPTTQWQHRPYWIFPATTGESHGRGHDPDSHTLLGGRMTVAGAPAQQVWQTHLDMDSRPYAQSHKVVGVETVPASVVLNTFVTAATHGESVPGLKDIVFRTPLAALPPRVVQVVLDQNQARLASCIQRDAGDSTATQELEWLTHTTATVDRTAVAGTRPMEDVQAIRDRCPEEWTWTRVDTMFRNMGVEGYTFPWVVTELRRNEVEQLATVIIDHEPKLHPSSWTAVIDGALTVSGVLVTNEDARTLRTSSHIEAMVFRGPPPGRVTVHTTRSATDPDTTIDVLVADESGQVVCEVTGLRYTIVQDRPGGIMAPSELVHELDWRSVELEAGAAPGQLVLLGDDSVTGALAGHLGRSGVRCVRLESAADLAKLPLDEPGVLLVAPRPQNTGESSEAAAERNAWTLIDAVQSLSRRLAERADPTAESPLKLWCLTQGVRDAEHESALAHAPLWGVSRITAGERPDLWGGVVDVGTELAAFDSDTSDRLLSVLSAFPGSEDVISLTKEGASVARLTRIDRAAGPGGVQCRLDGTYLITGGVGALGLEVARHLVDRGARRLVLVSRRGLPPRAQWAGIQDSAIRRRTDAVLALEALGVTVRVLALDISDADKSAAALDPSALGLPPIRGVVHAAGVVADALVDNVDPDGLRHAMAPKMRGAMVLHRMFPPGTLDFFALFSSCGQLARLTGQASYAAGNSFLDGLAAYRNAGGFTETTSLAWTSWRGAGMAETTAGTTTIEAESRGLGSISMTEAFRAWSFSDRFHSPYYVVMRVLPERRLPVFSELTSVMETDHAGEPAGSVTDWLELSEEELRDRVAQDVNEQVAAELNLPAADIDPNRPLVDLGVDSVLTVGLRVRLNRRFGIDLPPTILWSNPTVAALADFLVDDLRGQAAAEETDPEVPVAG, translated from the coding sequence GTGGGCGAGCAGCAAGTTCCTGAAACTGACGAAGCCGTTGCCATCATCGGAATGAGTTGTCGTTTCGCGCCCGACCTTGACTCGCCCGCAAAGCTGTGGGCGACCCTTGTCGAGGGCCGCAGTGCGGTGAGTGAAATGCCCGACAAGCGCTGGGAGCCGTACGCCGCACAGAGCCCTGAGGCGACCGCGATCCTGCGGAGGACCACCCGGAAGGGAATGTTCCTCGATGACATCGAGGGATTCGACGCCGAATTCTTCAAAATCACCCCGCGCGAGGCGGAGTACCTCGATCCGCAGCAGCGCATCCTGCTGGAGATGGCCTGGGAGGCGCTGGAGGACTCCGGCCTGCAGCCCCTGGCCCTGAGCGGTTCCGAATCATCGGTGTTCATGTCGGCCAACTCCAACGACTACGGCCGCCGGCTGCTGGAGGACCTGCCCAGATCGGGTGCGTGGGCGGTCAACGGCACGACCTTCTACGGCATAGCGAACCGGATCTCCTACTTCCTGGACATCAACGGCCCCAGCATGGCCGTCGACACCGCGTGCGCCGGATCGCTGACCTCGCTGCACCTGGCCTGCCAGAGCCTGCGGCTCGGCGAGACGCCCGTGGCCATCGTGGGCGGCATCAACATCATGGCGAGCCCCGCCCTGAACGTCGCCCTCGACGCGGCGGGTGCGACCTCGCCCGACGGGCGGAGCAAGGCCTTCGACAAGGCGGCCGACGGCTACGGACGCGGCGAGGGCGCCGGCGTCATGGTGCTCAAGAGGCTCGCGGACGCCCGCCGGGACGGGGATCCGGTGCGTGCGCTGATCATGGGCAGCGGCGTGTTCCAGGACGGCAGGTCCGACGGCATGATGGCACCGAGTGCCGACGCCCAGGAGCACATGCTCCGTCAGGTGTACGGCCGGGCCGGCATCGCCCCCGCCTCCGTCGGATACGTGGAGGCCCACGGCACCGGAACCCCGGTCGGTGATCTCGCGGAAGTACGCGCCCTCGCCCGGGTCTTCGGTGCCGGACGGCCGGCGGACGGCCCCTGCATGCTGGGCAGTCTCAAGCCCAACATCGGTCATGTCGAGGCCGCTTCGGGAATCGCCGGCGCCATCAAGGCCGTACTCGCGATGGAGCACGGCGAGCTTCCCCCGAGCCTGCACACCGAAGCCGGCCCCGACCTCGAACTCGACCGCGGCGGTCTGCGCCTGGTCAAGGAGACGACGCCCTGGCCGCCCGGCGAGCAGCCCCGCCGGGCAGGCGTGTCGAGCTACGGCGTCGGCGGAACGATCGCCCACCTGATCCTGCAGGAGCCCCCGGCGCCGGAAGCGGCCCCGGTTCCCGCCGCCGAGGCCTTCCCGGCGGGCACGCGCCGGCTGTTCCCCCTCTCGTCGATGTCCGAGGCCGGACTGCGCTCCCTCGCCGGGGCGACGGCCGGCCGGCTGCGCGAGAACCCCGGTGTGTCTCTGGACTCCGTCGCGCACACCCTGGCCCACCGTCGCTCGCACCTGGAGACGAGGGCGGCTCTGGTGGCCGGCTCGGCCGCTGAACTCCTCACCGGGCTGGAGACCCTGGCCGCCGGGGAGCGGACCCCCGAGCTGATCACCGGACGCGCCAAGCCCGCACGGGGCCCGGGGGCGGTATGGGTCTTCTCGGGGCACGGGGCGCAGTGGACCGGGATGGGCCAGGAACTCCTGCGCGAAGACCCCGTCTTCGCCCGGTCCATCGACGCCCTGGCGGAGATCTTCGACGAGGAGATGGGCTGGACCCCTCGCGAGGTCATCGGCAACGGAGGGCCGTGGACCGTGTCCGTGGTCCAGGCGATGACCTTCGCCATGCAGATCGGCCTCGCGCAGACGTGGCGCGCCAAGGGCGTGACGCCGAGCGCGGTCATCGGGCATTCCGTCGGAGAGATCGCGGCCGCGGTGACCGCGGGCGCGCTCGACGTGGAGGACGCCGCCAGATTCGCCTGCCGCCGCGCCGCGGCACTGCAACGTGTCGCAGGGCTCGGCGGGATGGCACTGGTCGGGGAGTCGCTGGCCGATGTGGAGCGCCACCTCGCGGGCTGGGACGACATCGTCGCCGCGATTTCGGCGAGCCCGCGGTCGACCGTCGTCTCGGGAGACCGCGCCGCGGTCGAGAACCTCGTCGCCGAGTGGGGCTCCGCGGGAATCCAGGTCAGACGGGTCGACACGGACGTGGCGTTCCACAGCCCGCACGTCGACGCGGTCCTCGACGAGGTCACGGCCGCAGCCCGGCAGCTGACCGCGAAGGAGCCGCAGATCACCTTGTACAGCAGCGCGCTCGCCGACCCTCGTTCCCGCGAGGCGCGAGACGGGGAGTACTGGCGCACGAACCTGCGTGCTCCGGTCAGGTTCACCCAGGCCGTGCGGGCGGCCCTCGACGACGGTGAGCACACCTTCCTGGAGATCTCCTCGCACCCGGTGGTCGCGCACTCCATCACCGAGACCGCCGAGGACGCCGGGGCCGAGGACATCCGCGTAGCCGTCTCCCTGCGGCGCGACGTACCGGAAACGGGCCAGCTCCTGCGCAACCTCGCCGAACTGCACTGCAACGGCGTGCACATCGGGTGGCAGGACCACAAGGGCACACTGGTGGCGCTGCCCACGACTCAATGGCAGCACCGCCCGTACTGGATCTTCCCCGCGACGACGGGCGAGAGCCATGGCCGCGGACACGACCCGGACAGCCACACGCTCCTCGGCGGCCGTATGACCGTCGCCGGCGCCCCGGCCCAGCAGGTCTGGCAGACACACCTGGACATGGACAGCCGCCCCTACGCGCAGAGCCACAAGGTCGTCGGCGTCGAGACGGTACCTGCCTCGGTCGTCCTCAACACCTTCGTGACGGCGGCGACGCACGGCGAATCGGTTCCGGGACTGAAGGACATCGTCTTCCGCACGCCTCTGGCGGCCCTGCCCCCCCGGGTGGTGCAGGTCGTACTCGACCAGAACCAGGCGCGCCTGGCGAGCTGCATCCAGCGGGACGCCGGCGACTCGACGGCCACCCAGGAGCTGGAGTGGCTGACGCACACCACCGCGACGGTCGACAGGACGGCGGTGGCCGGCACGCGGCCGATGGAGGACGTCCAGGCCATCAGGGACCGGTGCCCGGAGGAGTGGACCTGGACCCGGGTCGACACCATGTTCAGGAACATGGGGGTCGAGGGATACACCTTCCCGTGGGTGGTCACGGAACTGCGCCGCAACGAGGTCGAGCAGCTGGCCACGGTGATCATCGATCACGAGCCCAAGCTCCACCCGAGCAGCTGGACCGCGGTCATCGACGGCGCCCTCACGGTCAGCGGAGTGCTGGTGACCAACGAGGACGCGAGGACCCTGCGCACGTCCTCGCACATCGAGGCGATGGTCTTCCGCGGCCCGCCGCCCGGCCGGGTCACGGTGCACACCACGCGTTCGGCGACCGATCCCGACACCACCATCGACGTGCTGGTGGCCGACGAGAGCGGCCAGGTGGTGTGCGAGGTGACCGGGCTGCGCTACACGATCGTGCAGGACCGGCCGGGCGGCATCATGGCGCCGAGCGAGCTCGTGCACGAGCTCGACTGGCGGTCCGTCGAGCTCGAGGCCGGAGCCGCTCCGGGGCAACTGGTGCTGCTGGGCGACGACTCCGTCACCGGGGCGCTCGCCGGCCATCTGGGCCGTTCCGGCGTCCGGTGCGTCCGCCTCGAATCAGCCGCCGACCTCGCGAAGCTGCCGCTCGACGAGCCGGGCGTGCTGCTGGTGGCGCCGAGGCCGCAGAACACCGGTGAATCATCCGAGGCCGCCGCGGAGCGCAACGCCTGGACGCTGATCGACGCGGTGCAGTCGCTGAGCCGCCGCCTTGCCGAGCGGGCGGACCCCACCGCCGAATCACCGCTGAAACTCTGGTGCCTGACCCAGGGCGTACGCGACGCGGAACACGAGTCGGCCCTCGCCCACGCACCCCTCTGGGGGGTCTCCCGGATCACCGCGGGCGAGCGCCCCGACCTGTGGGGCGGGGTCGTCGATGTCGGGACGGAGCTCGCCGCCTTCGACAGCGACACCTCGGACCGCCTGCTCAGCGTCCTGTCCGCCTTCCCGGGCAGCGAGGATGTCATCTCGCTGACCAAGGAGGGCGCTTCGGTGGCGCGCCTGACCCGGATCGACCGTGCGGCCGGTCCCGGCGGAGTGCAGTGCCGGCTCGACGGTACGTACCTGATCACCGGCGGCGTCGGAGCGCTCGGCCTCGAGGTGGCCCGTCATCTGGTGGACCGGGGCGCCCGCCGTCTCGTCCTCGTCAGCAGGCGCGGACTGCCGCCGCGGGCCCAGTGGGCCGGGATCCAGGACAGCGCGATCCGGCGCCGGACCGATGCCGTCCTGGCCCTTGAGGCACTGGGAGTGACGGTCCGGGTGCTCGCACTGGACATCTCGGACGCCGACAAGTCCGCGGCGGCACTCGACCCCTCGGCGCTCGGGCTGCCGCCCATCCGCGGTGTGGTGCACGCCGCCGGTGTGGTGGCCGACGCCCTGGTCGACAACGTCGACCCCGACGGACTGCGTCATGCGATGGCACCGAAGATGCGCGGCGCGATGGTCCTGCACCGGATGTTCCCGCCGGGAACGCTCGACTTCTTCGCGCTGTTCTCCTCGTGCGGGCAGCTCGCACGGCTGACCGGCCAGGCGAGTTACGCGGCGGGCAACTCGTTCCTCGACGGACTTGCCGCGTACCGCAACGCCGGCGGATTCACGGAGACGACCAGTCTCGCGTGGACCTCCTGGCGTGGAGCGGGCATGGCGGAGACCACCGCCGGCACGACGACCATCGAGGCGGAGTCACGCGGGCTGGGCAGCATCTCCATGACCGAGGCGTTCCGCGCCTGGTCGTTCAGCGACCGCTTCCACAGCCCGTACTACGTGGTCATGCGCGTGCTGCCGGAGCGGCGGCTGCCGGTGTTCAGCGAGCTGACGAGCGTCATGGAGACCGATCACGCGGGTGAGCCGGCCGGCAGCGTCACCGACTGGCTGGAGCTGTCGGAGGAGGAGCTGCGGGACCGGGTGGCGCAGGACGTCAACGAACAGGTGGCCGCCGAGCTCAACCTGCCGGCCGCGGACATCGACCCGAACCGTCCGCTCGTCGACCTCGGCGTCGACTCGGTCCTCACCGTGGGGCTGCGCGTGAGGCTGAACCGCAGGTTCGGAATCGATCTGCCGCCGACGATCCTGTGGAGCAATCCGACGGTGGCGGCCCTGGCCGATTTCCTGGTCGACGACCTGCGGGGCCAGGCAGCGGCCGAGGAAACGGACCCCGAGGTCCCGGTGGCGGGGTGA
- a CDS encoding cytochrome P450: protein MATARQDLITRLVRNFDWHDPEYTPDVAQDVNREVREQAAVTYTEAHGGLWILSRHADIKAALKDHRTFSSGSGVFYPRAAGMPKFSPIEFDPPEHGELRALMAPPLHNEEVRRLEPRIRTLATELIGPIAERGYGDFSAELANPFAIGVLALTIGLSEPAQLKVRELTSNLWKHLSKDSQADSFWPEFRELLADEVRNARAHPGDFYISRLANTEIDGKPISDERLHSVIVSLCIAGHQTTLNTLSRMLWHLAGNPGLQQRLREEPELMSVAGDETMRRWCPTDRFTRFTTREVTIDGTTIPSGSRVVLLLDAANRDPAKYPEPEDFSLDRGNSHQHLSFGFGIHHCLGAALARMEFRTVLGELAQHPVYHLTEEPGRHFENGRHIVFDSVPIRFAERPIHG from the coding sequence ATGGCGACAGCGCGACAGGATCTCATCACCCGGCTCGTGCGGAACTTCGACTGGCACGACCCCGAGTACACACCCGACGTGGCGCAGGATGTCAACCGCGAAGTGCGCGAGCAGGCGGCTGTGACGTACACCGAGGCGCACGGTGGGCTGTGGATCCTGTCGCGCCACGCCGACATCAAAGCGGCACTCAAGGACCACCGAACCTTCAGTTCGGGGTCCGGGGTCTTCTACCCCAGGGCCGCCGGGATGCCGAAGTTCTCCCCGATCGAATTCGACCCGCCCGAGCACGGAGAGCTTCGCGCCCTCATGGCGCCGCCCCTGCACAACGAGGAGGTACGGCGCCTCGAACCGCGGATCCGGACCCTTGCCACAGAGCTCATCGGACCGATCGCGGAGCGCGGGTACGGGGATTTCTCCGCCGAGCTGGCGAATCCGTTCGCGATCGGGGTGCTCGCCCTGACCATCGGCCTCTCGGAGCCGGCGCAGCTCAAGGTGCGCGAACTCACGAGCAATCTGTGGAAACACCTCTCCAAGGACAGCCAGGCGGACAGCTTCTGGCCGGAGTTCCGCGAACTGCTCGCCGACGAGGTACGCAACGCCCGCGCGCACCCGGGGGACTTCTACATATCCCGGCTGGCCAACACGGAGATCGACGGGAAGCCGATCTCCGACGAGCGGCTGCACTCCGTCATCGTGTCGTTGTGCATAGCGGGACACCAGACCACCCTGAACACGCTCAGCCGCATGCTGTGGCACCTCGCGGGCAACCCCGGTCTCCAGCAGCGGCTCAGGGAGGAACCCGAGCTCATGTCGGTCGCGGGCGACGAGACGATGCGCCGGTGGTGCCCGACCGACCGTTTCACCCGCTTCACGACGCGTGAGGTGACGATCGACGGTACGACCATTCCCAGCGGCTCCAGGGTCGTCCTGCTGCTCGACGCGGCCAACCGGGACCCGGCGAAGTATCCGGAGCCCGAGGACTTCTCGCTCGATCGCGGAAACTCGCACCAGCATCTCAGCTTCGGATTCGGTATCCATCACTGCCTCGGAGCGGCTCTGGCCAGGATGGAGTTCAGGACGGTGCTGGGCGAACTGGCGCAGCACCCCGTATACCACCTCACGGAAGAACCGGGCCGCCACTTCGAGAACGGGCGTCACATCGTTTTTGACAGCGTGCCGATTCGATTCGCAGAAAGGCCGATACATGGATAG
- a CDS encoding SRPBCC domain-containing protein: MPKGLTQDAGWQIGVSATLPFPRSVVWDFMVSPEGIELWLGEGAELPPAPAKGAKFETVDGVTGEIRSYRPGDRIRATRGTTTVQLAVSSSGDRSILRFHQEHLANAEEREQQRAHWQSVMERVTKELS, from the coding sequence ATGCCCAAAGGACTCACTCAAGATGCAGGTTGGCAGATCGGCGTCTCCGCGACACTGCCTTTCCCGCGCTCCGTCGTCTGGGATTTCATGGTGAGTCCTGAGGGCATCGAGCTCTGGCTGGGCGAAGGCGCGGAGCTTCCTCCCGCCCCCGCGAAGGGGGCGAAGTTCGAGACGGTCGACGGTGTGACCGGGGAGATTCGCAGCTACCGCCCAGGTGACCGCATCCGGGCCACCCGCGGCACGACGACGGTACAGCTGGCGGTCTCCAGCTCCGGTGACCGAAGCATCCTCCGTTTTCACCAGGAGCACCTGGCGAACGCGGAGGAGCGGGAGCAGCAACGCGCCCACTGGCAGAGTGTGATGGAGCGGGTGACGAAGGAGCTGAGCTGA
- a CDS encoding MbtH family NRPS accessory protein: MSNVERDYHVVVNAEQQYSIWLADRDIPAGWSEAGFSGPKDACLEHISEVWTDMRPLSLRARTEAREVSRETSP, translated from the coding sequence ATGAGCAACGTGGAGCGCGACTATCACGTCGTCGTCAATGCGGAGCAGCAGTATTCGATCTGGCTGGCGGATCGAGACATTCCGGCCGGCTGGTCGGAGGCGGGCTTCAGCGGGCCCAAGGACGCCTGTCTGGAGCATATTTCGGAGGTATGGACCGATATGCGCCCGCTGAGCCTGCGCGCCAGGACCGAGGCGCGAGAGGTTTCCCGCGAGACGTCGCCGTGA